A stretch of the Dyella telluris genome encodes the following:
- a CDS encoding KdsC family phosphatase, producing MYLADIPADVLARAAKIRLVVFDVDGTLTDGRLWYAEDGHETKVFHVHDGLGLKRVMANGVQVAIMSARISHPVALRAEELDIAHVYQGQGDKRASLQQLMEALTLAPDEVAFVGDDLPDLPAMRIAGLAVAVANAHPWVAEQAHWQTRLAGGHGAAREVCDMLLQAQGKAAAERERWQ from the coding sequence ATGTACCTGGCTGATATCCCCGCAGACGTCCTCGCCCGTGCCGCCAAGATCCGCCTCGTCGTGTTCGACGTGGACGGCACCCTGACCGACGGCCGCCTGTGGTACGCCGAAGACGGTCATGAAACGAAGGTCTTCCACGTGCATGACGGCCTGGGCCTGAAGCGCGTGATGGCCAATGGCGTGCAGGTGGCCATCATGTCCGCGCGCATCAGCCACCCGGTTGCCCTGCGTGCCGAAGAGCTGGACATCGCACACGTCTACCAGGGCCAGGGCGACAAGCGCGCCAGCCTCCAGCAGCTGATGGAAGCGCTGACGCTGGCCCCTGACGAAGTGGCCTTCGTGGGCGACGACCTGCCTGACCTGCCAGCCATGCGCATCGCCGGCCTGGCGGTGGCGGTAGCCAATGCCCACCCCTGGGTCGCCGAGCAGGCCCACTGGCAGACGCGCCTGGCCGGCGGCCACGGCGCCGCCCGCGAGGTGTGCGACATGCTCCTGCAGGCCCAGGGCAAGGCGGCCGCAGAACGGGAGCGCTGGCAGTGA
- a CDS encoding KpsF/GutQ family sugar-phosphate isomerase, protein MNAHVAPANPHAINADAIVQSARTVIATEAAAIRALEPRIGPEFVEACRLIMGCAGRVVVTGMGKSGHVARKIAATLASTGTPAFFVHPGEASHGDLGMILPQDVVLALSNSGETDEVLFILPVIKRQGIPLIAITGNAHSSLADQANVHLDASIAAEACPLGLAPTASTTAALVMGDALAIALLEARGFTSEDFARSHPAGSLGRRLLLHISDVMHTGEGIPAVPPNASLTRALMEMTRKHLGMTAVVDADQRLLGVFTDGDLRRALDDDDLDLRGATVAELMTRGPKTIGADKLAIEAAQLMEKHQIHALLVVNDQQQVVGALNIHDLLRARVV, encoded by the coding sequence ATGAACGCCCACGTCGCCCCAGCTAACCCGCATGCGATCAACGCCGATGCCATCGTGCAGAGCGCACGCACCGTGATCGCCACCGAAGCCGCGGCCATCCGCGCCCTGGAGCCGCGCATCGGCCCCGAGTTCGTCGAAGCCTGCCGCCTGATCATGGGCTGCGCCGGCCGCGTCGTGGTCACCGGCATGGGCAAGTCGGGCCATGTCGCCCGCAAGATCGCCGCCACCCTGGCTTCCACCGGCACGCCGGCGTTCTTCGTCCATCCGGGCGAGGCCAGCCATGGCGACCTGGGCATGATCCTGCCGCAGGACGTGGTGCTGGCCCTTTCCAACTCGGGCGAAACGGACGAAGTGCTGTTCATCCTGCCGGTGATCAAGCGCCAGGGCATTCCCCTGATCGCCATCACGGGCAATGCCCATTCCTCGCTGGCCGATCAGGCCAACGTGCATCTGGACGCCAGCATCGCCGCCGAAGCCTGCCCGCTGGGCCTGGCACCCACCGCCAGCACCACGGCAGCCCTGGTGATGGGTGATGCGCTCGCCATTGCGCTGCTCGAGGCGCGCGGCTTCACTTCGGAAGACTTCGCCCGCTCGCACCCGGCCGGCAGCCTGGGTCGTCGCCTGCTGCTGCACATCAGCGACGTGATGCACACCGGCGAAGGCATCCCGGCCGTGCCGCCCAATGCCTCGCTCACCCGGGCGCTGATGGAAATGACCCGCAAGCACCTGGGCATGACCGCCGTGGTGGACGCCGATCAACGCCTGCTCGGCGTATTCACCGACGGTGACCTTCGCCGCGCCCTGGACGACGACGACCTCGACCTGCGCGGTGCCACCGTGGCCGAGCTGATGACGCGCGGGCCCAAGACCATCGGCGCCGACAAGCTCGCCATCGAGGCCGCCCAGCTCATGGAAAAGCACCAGATTCACGCGCTGCTGGTGGTCAACGACCAGCAGCAGGTGGTGGGTGCCCTTAACATTCACGATCTGCTTCGCGCCCGTGTGGTCTGA
- the hprK gene encoding HPr(Ser) kinase/phosphatase: MDRLTARQLYDSVHERMALRWVSGMRGESRVLEQAATTTRRPSLIGYLNVIYPNKIQIIGTEELNYLDSLESRQRWEAINKIAAYQPVAMIVTKDQPIPTDLREVAEETNTPLWISSKRGHELLTWMQYHLARMLAPKVTLHGVFLEVFSIGVLITGESGSGKSELALELISRGHRLVADDATEFTLIAPDVIDGTCPELLQDLLEVRGLGVLNVREMFGHTAVKPSKYLRLVIHLKPLREGEDTDGLTRLTGDIGHREIFEVPVPMITIPVAPGRNLAVLVEAAVRNHVLKSKGIDPAQTFIDRQAHQMRRLPPW; encoded by the coding sequence TTGGACAGGCTGACCGCCCGACAACTCTATGACAGCGTTCACGAGCGCATGGCGCTGCGCTGGGTTTCCGGCATGCGCGGTGAATCGCGTGTGCTCGAACAGGCCGCGACCACCACGCGCCGCCCGTCGCTGATCGGCTATCTCAACGTCATCTACCCGAACAAGATCCAGATCATCGGCACCGAGGAGCTCAACTACCTCGACAGCCTGGAATCGCGCCAACGCTGGGAAGCGATCAACAAGATCGCCGCCTATCAGCCGGTAGCGATGATCGTGACCAAGGATCAGCCCATCCCCACCGACCTGCGCGAGGTGGCGGAAGAAACCAACACGCCGCTGTGGATCAGCTCCAAGCGCGGCCACGAGCTGCTGACCTGGATGCAGTACCACCTGGCGCGCATGCTGGCGCCCAAGGTGACGCTGCATGGCGTGTTCCTCGAAGTGTTCTCCATTGGCGTGCTGATCACCGGCGAGTCCGGCTCCGGCAAGAGCGAACTTGCGCTGGAACTGATCAGCCGCGGGCACCGACTGGTGGCCGATGACGCTACCGAATTCACGCTGATCGCCCCCGACGTGATCGACGGCACCTGCCCCGAGCTGCTGCAGGACCTGCTGGAAGTACGCGGTCTTGGCGTGCTGAACGTGCGCGAGATGTTCGGCCACACGGCGGTCAAACCCTCCAAGTACCTTCGCCTGGTCATCCATCTGAAGCCGTTGCGCGAAGGCGAAGACACCGATGGGCTCACGCGCCTTACCGGCGACATCGGCCACCGCGAGATCTTCGAGGTACCGGTGCCGATGATCACCATTCCTGTGGCACCCGGCCGTAACCTGGCCGTGCTGGTCGAGGCGGCCGTGCGCAACCACGTGCTCAAGAGCAAGGGCATCGACCCGGCCCAGACCTTCATCGACCGCCAGGCGCACCAGATGCGCCGGCTGCCTCCGTGGTGA
- the hpf gene encoding ribosome hibernation-promoting factor, HPF/YfiA family has protein sequence MQVQLSGQQIEVTPALRDHVNSRLDRLTRLDERLLSLSIVLSVNKLQQRAEGTLSVTGSTLHAEALENDMYVSIDVLFDKLVTQLRKHREKVCDKHQRAVRDERLYG, from the coding sequence ATGCAAGTTCAGCTCAGCGGTCAACAGATTGAAGTCACCCCGGCCCTGCGGGATCACGTGAACAGTCGACTTGACCGCCTCACCCGCCTCGACGAACGACTCCTCAGTCTGAGCATCGTTCTTTCCGTGAACAAACTGCAGCAGCGCGCCGAAGGAACACTATCGGTCACGGGCAGCACCCTGCACGCCGAAGCGCTTGAGAACGACATGTACGTCTCCATCGATGTCCTGTTCGACAAGCTGGTCACCCAGCTGCGCAAGCACCGCGAGAAGGTCTGCGACAAGCACCAGCGCGCCGTGCGCGACGAGCGCCTGTACGGCTGA
- the rapZ gene encoding RNase adapter RapZ, with translation MSETTVANAIRRPDAIHLIVLTGLSGGGKTVALRALEDLDFYCVDNLPTALLPQLVAAVSRNVEGKRRNVAVGVDVRNPGEDLQRMPAMLSELAAVGVHTHLIFLDCRDDVLIKRYSETRRRHPLSWRGLSLADAIAEERRLLRPLSAIADKVIDSSDLNVHQLRRVIATGYAEATDGLTLMFQSFAFRRGLPLDADFVFDARCLPNPHWDPTLRPLSGKDAGVRDYLDAQPLVAEYFADTARWLDTWLPRFEADDRSYVTIAIGCTGGRHRSVYLVEKLAAHSRALRSGVLTFHRELE, from the coding sequence ATGAGCGAAACGACCGTCGCCAACGCCATCCGACGCCCTGACGCGATCCACCTGATCGTGCTTACCGGCTTGTCCGGTGGCGGCAAGACCGTTGCCCTGCGCGCATTGGAAGACCTGGACTTCTACTGCGTGGACAACCTGCCCACCGCCCTGCTGCCGCAGCTGGTGGCGGCAGTGAGCCGCAATGTGGAAGGCAAGCGCCGCAACGTGGCGGTGGGTGTGGATGTGCGCAATCCCGGTGAAGACCTGCAGCGCATGCCCGCCATGCTGTCGGAGCTGGCCGCCGTGGGCGTGCACACGCACCTGATTTTCCTGGACTGCCGCGACGACGTGCTGATCAAGCGGTATTCGGAAACGCGCCGGCGCCACCCGTTGTCCTGGCGCGGCCTGTCGCTTGCCGATGCCATTGCCGAAGAACGCCGCCTGCTGCGCCCGCTATCGGCCATTGCCGACAAGGTGATCGATTCCAGCGATCTGAACGTGCACCAGCTGCGCCGCGTGATCGCCACCGGCTACGCCGAGGCCACCGACGGGCTGACGCTGATGTTCCAGTCGTTCGCATTCCGCCGCGGCCTGCCGCTGGATGCGGATTTCGTATTCGACGCTCGCTGCCTGCCGAACCCGCACTGGGATCCGACGCTGCGCCCGCTCTCCGGCAAGGACGCGGGCGTGCGCGACTACCTGGATGCGCAGCCGCTGGTTGCCGAATACTTTGCCGACACCGCTCGCTGGCTGGACACCTGGCTGCCTCGCTTCGAAGCGGACGATCGCAGCTACGTGACCATTGCCATCGGCTGCACCGGCGGTCGCCACCGCTCGGTGTACCTGGTGGAGAAACTGGCTGCCCATTCCCGCGCGCTGCGAAGCGGCGTGCTTACCTTCCATCGCGAACTCGAGTGA
- the lptB gene encoding LPS export ABC transporter ATP-binding protein has protein sequence MLSAEGLQKSFKARQVVRDFAFSIREGEVVGLLGPNGAGKTTCFYMVVGLIEADAGVIKLDKQDITGLPMHQRAKLGIGYLPQEASVFRRLTVADNIMAVLELREGWDEKRRANELESLLDELKIAHIADQKGISLSGGERRRVEIARALAAHPRYMLLDEPFAGVDPISVGEIQRIVRHLKERGIGVLITDHNVRETLGICDRAYILNDGEVLSRGTPAHILADEKVREVYLGREFRL, from the coding sequence ATGCTTTCCGCTGAAGGTCTGCAAAAAAGCTTCAAGGCACGCCAGGTCGTGCGCGACTTCGCCTTCTCCATCCGCGAAGGCGAAGTGGTCGGCCTGCTCGGCCCCAACGGCGCCGGCAAAACCACCTGCTTTTACATGGTGGTGGGCCTGATCGAAGCCGACGCCGGCGTGATCAAGCTGGACAAGCAGGACATCACCGGCCTGCCCATGCACCAGCGCGCCAAGCTCGGCATCGGCTACCTGCCGCAGGAGGCTTCGGTGTTCCGTCGCCTTACCGTCGCCGACAACATCATGGCGGTGCTGGAGCTGCGCGAAGGCTGGGACGAAAAACGCCGTGCCAACGAGCTGGAAAGCCTGCTGGACGAGCTGAAGATCGCGCACATCGCCGACCAGAAGGGCATCAGCCTTTCCGGCGGCGAGCGTCGTCGCGTGGAGATTGCGCGAGCGCTGGCCGCGCATCCGCGCTACATGCTGCTGGACGAGCCGTTCGCGGGCGTGGACCCCATTTCGGTGGGCGAAATCCAGCGCATCGTGCGGCACCTGAAAGAGCGCGGTATCGGCGTGCTCATCACCGACCACAACGTGCGCGAAACGCTGGGCATCTGCGACCGCGCGTACATCCTCAACGATGGTGAAGTGCTCTCACGCGGCACGCCGGCACACATCCTTGCCGACGAAAAGGTCCGCGAGGTTTACCTTGGCCGCGAATTCCGCCTGTAA
- the ptsP gene encoding phosphoenolpyruvate--protein phosphotransferase translates to MRQILAGTTAAKGMALGRARLVQPSRYLVDTRPLNEDEVDVELERLHHALDTARQELRELRGKLHGALAREVNEFIDAHSLLLDDPELLRGLDDLVRIGHYRPGAALKKQRDRLAAVFEAMDDPYLRSRKEDVDQVISRVISALQRQTSREERKLAARVGEILIADTIAPADMAHLAGAGLLGVVASSGSPYSHSAILARSLDLPMLVGARDALSTIHDDDLILLDAERGEAVVHPTAQDLARYRAWQREAAAEGRRLATLANAPTRTRDGVDVRLYANAEMPPDIAMARARGADGVGLYRTEFLFLRQKGLPTEDEQFIAYRDLVLGMGGLPVTIRTLDLGADKADAAGLVIRGEDNPALGVRGVRLSLRYPAVFSTQIRAILRAACYGPVRVLVPMVTQPDELIAVRTLFKLARQELKRENIDLPEKLQLGAMIEVPAAAINVRALLEHADFLAIGTNDLAQYVLAADRGNDALDNIYNPLQPALLRLLAYVITEGRRAKKPVSLCGEIGGDTNFTALLLALGLCEFSMHPSQLLHVRDRLTSLDHAILRAHAPRILRSRTHEEAEALLASITG, encoded by the coding sequence ATGAGACAGATACTGGCAGGCACCACCGCAGCGAAAGGCATGGCCCTCGGCCGTGCCCGCCTGGTGCAGCCCAGCCGCTATCTGGTCGATACCCGCCCGCTCAACGAAGACGAAGTCGACGTCGAGCTGGAACGCCTGCATCACGCACTCGACACCGCCCGCCAGGAACTGCGCGAGCTGCGGGGGAAGCTGCATGGCGCACTGGCCCGCGAAGTCAACGAATTCATCGACGCCCACAGCCTGCTGCTGGACGACCCGGAACTGTTGCGCGGGCTGGACGACCTGGTGCGCATCGGCCACTACCGCCCCGGCGCGGCGCTGAAGAAGCAGCGTGACCGCCTGGCCGCGGTGTTCGAGGCCATGGACGACCCTTACCTGCGCTCGCGCAAGGAAGACGTCGACCAGGTCATCAGCCGCGTCATCTCGGCCCTGCAGCGCCAGACCAGCCGCGAGGAACGCAAGCTGGCCGCGCGCGTGGGCGAGATCCTCATTGCCGACACCATCGCGCCCGCCGACATGGCTCATCTTGCCGGCGCCGGTCTGCTCGGTGTCGTCGCCAGTTCGGGCAGCCCTTATTCGCACAGCGCCATCCTGGCGCGCAGCCTTGACCTGCCCATGCTGGTCGGCGCGCGCGATGCGTTGTCCACCATCCACGACGACGACCTGATCTTGCTGGACGCCGAGCGCGGCGAAGCCGTGGTGCATCCCACCGCGCAAGACCTTGCCCGCTACCGCGCCTGGCAGCGCGAGGCCGCGGCGGAAGGCCGCCGCCTGGCCACGCTGGCGAACGCACCCACGCGCACGCGTGACGGCGTGGATGTGCGCCTGTATGCCAACGCCGAGATGCCGCCCGATATCGCCATGGCGCGTGCGCGCGGCGCGGACGGCGTGGGCCTGTACCGCACCGAATTCCTGTTCCTGCGCCAGAAGGGCCTGCCCACCGAAGACGAGCAGTTCATCGCCTATCGCGACCTGGTGCTCGGCATGGGCGGCCTGCCGGTGACCATTCGCACGCTGGACCTCGGCGCCGACAAGGCCGACGCGGCCGGCCTGGTGATCCGCGGCGAAGACAACCCCGCGCTGGGCGTGCGTGGCGTGCGCCTGTCGCTGCGCTACCCCGCCGTGTTCAGCACCCAGATCCGCGCCATCCTGCGCGCCGCCTGCTACGGCCCCGTGCGCGTGCTGGTGCCGATGGTGACCCAGCCGGACGAACTCATCGCCGTGCGCACGCTGTTCAAGCTGGCGCGCCAGGAACTGAAGCGCGAGAACATCGACCTGCCGGAGAAACTCCAGCTCGGCGCGATGATCGAAGTGCCCGCCGCGGCCATCAACGTGCGCGCACTGCTGGAGCACGCGGACTTCCTCGCCATCGGCACCAATGACCTGGCGCAGTACGTTCTGGCCGCCGACCGTGGCAACGATGCGCTGGACAACATCTACAACCCGCTGCAGCCGGCGCTGCTGCGCCTGCTCGCCTACGTGATCACGGAAGGCCGGCGCGCGAAGAAGCCGGTGAGCCTTTGCGGCGAAATCGGCGGCGATACCAACTTCACCGCCCTGTTGCTTGCGCTTGGCCTGTGCGAATTCAGCATGCACCCCAGCCAGCTGCTGCACGTGCGTGATCGCCTGACATCGCTCGACCACGCCATTCTGCGTGCACACGCGCCGCGCATCCTGCGCTCACGCACGCATGAAGAGGCCGAGGCGTTGCTGGCCAGCATTACCGGCTGA
- a CDS encoding HPr family phosphocarrier protein produces MLEKEIVVSNKLGLHARASAKLVQLVQGFKSTVWLVSKGREVNAQSIMGVMMLAAGIGTPLTVRADGPDEASAIDAVVALFDRKFDEGA; encoded by the coding sequence ATGCTTGAAAAAGAAATTGTCGTTTCGAACAAACTGGGGCTGCACGCCCGCGCTTCGGCCAAGCTCGTGCAGCTGGTGCAGGGTTTCAAATCCACCGTGTGGCTGGTCAGCAAGGGACGTGAAGTCAACGCGCAAAGCATCATGGGCGTCATGATGCTGGCGGCAGGCATCGGCACGCCGCTGACCGTTCGCGCGGATGGCCCGGACGAGGCCTCCGCCATCGACGCCGTGGTCGCCCTGTTTGATCGCAAGTTCGACGAAGGAGCCTGA
- the lptC gene encoding LPS export ABC transporter periplasmic protein LptC gives MSLRSYLRDRGLPVAIVVMAIAMGSAQMLYWWLAPAPKVNEFVGPPRSGYTLTNFQLWSYDVDGLPSFQMVAPHLERRENDDSLYINTPDFTLPSNQAGVPPWLGNSLYAWVDKSGTLLKLQGPVYMHRAAYCVTAAAEIHTSDVTAWPKENRMVTDAPAQMVQGDSKLSGVGMRANLNTNHLELLDESHGTFPPRKNKSQVGAKPACAEPAHAAAGSGARQEV, from the coding sequence GTGAGTTTGCGATCGTACCTGCGCGACCGGGGACTCCCGGTGGCGATCGTCGTGATGGCCATCGCCATGGGCTCGGCCCAGATGCTGTACTGGTGGCTGGCCCCGGCGCCGAAGGTCAACGAGTTCGTGGGGCCGCCGCGTTCGGGCTATACGCTGACCAACTTCCAGCTGTGGTCGTATGACGTGGACGGTCTGCCCAGCTTCCAGATGGTGGCCCCGCACCTGGAACGGCGTGAAAACGACGATTCCCTGTACATCAACACGCCCGACTTCACGCTGCCGTCCAACCAGGCCGGGGTGCCGCCGTGGCTGGGCAATTCCCTGTACGCCTGGGTGGACAAGAGCGGCACCCTGCTGAAGCTGCAGGGCCCGGTGTACATGCACCGCGCGGCCTACTGCGTGACCGCCGCCGCGGAAATCCACACCTCGGACGTCACCGCATGGCCCAAGGAAAACCGTATGGTGACGGACGCCCCCGCACAGATGGTGCAGGGCGACAGTAAACTTAGCGGGGTCGGCATGCGTGCCAATCTCAACACCAACCATCTGGAGCTGCTCGATGAAAGCCACGGCACGTTTCCGCCGCGCAAAAACAAGTCTCAAGTTGGCGCCAAGCCTGCTTGCGCTGAGCCTGCTCATGCTGCTGCCGGGTCTGGCGCTCGCCAAGAAGTCTGA
- a CDS encoding RNA polymerase factor sigma-54, whose product MKPGLQFRLNQQLTLTPQLQQAIRLLQLSQLELEAELRQIAESNPLLEFSEDNPDNLDSDEREPLESIPASSSSSSSSDTVDDAEAPEWGEADSDGGSDDPVDFSNGSGAASRSSNPDEDGFEPQNAAAETLQEHLLWQLNLTHMSVRDRTIAAVLIDALNPDGYLTESMESLIAALPADLKATTAEVEYVRHTLQRFDPTGVASVDLRDCLSVQLQQFDPDTPHRDLALRIVDTELELLARNDIARLARKLRANEDDTAAAAVLIRSLDPRPGAALDVTPVEYVAPDVYARKDLGRWRVSLNPDCQPRLGLNQHYCGLIAQARGTDASWMRGQLQEARWLIKSLESRAETLLKVAEAIVRRQSAFLDYGPEAMHPLVLREVAEEVGMHESTISRVTTRKYIHTPRGTFELKHFFSSGVSTEDGGSASATAIQAMLRKLVDAEDPRKPLSDQAIAEELHRKGIQVARRTVAKYREAMRIPSSSERQRAG is encoded by the coding sequence ATGAAACCCGGACTGCAGTTTCGCCTCAATCAGCAGCTCACGCTGACCCCACAGCTGCAACAGGCCATTCGCCTCTTGCAGCTGTCACAGCTTGAGCTGGAGGCGGAACTTCGCCAGATAGCCGAAAGCAACCCCTTGCTCGAGTTCTCCGAGGACAACCCGGACAACCTCGACAGTGACGAGCGCGAACCGCTGGAATCCATTCCCGCGAGCTCGTCCAGCTCCAGCAGCAGCGACACCGTGGACGATGCCGAGGCCCCCGAATGGGGCGAGGCCGACTCCGACGGCGGCAGCGACGACCCGGTGGACTTCTCCAACGGCAGCGGCGCCGCCTCGCGCAGCAGCAACCCGGACGAAGACGGCTTCGAACCGCAGAACGCCGCGGCGGAAACCCTGCAGGAACACCTGCTCTGGCAGCTCAACCTGACGCACATGAGCGTACGCGACCGCACCATCGCGGCGGTGCTCATCGATGCGCTCAATCCGGACGGCTACCTTACCGAGAGCATGGAGTCGCTCATCGCGGCCCTGCCGGCCGACCTGAAGGCGACCACGGCGGAAGTGGAATACGTGCGGCACACGCTGCAACGTTTCGATCCTACCGGTGTGGCCAGCGTGGACCTGCGCGACTGCCTGAGCGTGCAGCTGCAACAGTTCGATCCGGATACGCCGCACCGCGATCTCGCCCTGCGCATCGTGGACACCGAACTGGAACTGCTGGCACGCAACGACATCGCGCGCCTGGCCCGCAAGCTGCGCGCGAACGAAGACGACACCGCCGCGGCCGCCGTGCTGATCCGCAGCCTCGATCCGCGCCCCGGCGCCGCGCTGGACGTCACGCCCGTGGAATACGTGGCCCCCGACGTCTACGCGCGCAAGGACCTCGGCCGCTGGCGCGTCAGCCTGAACCCGGACTGCCAGCCACGGCTCGGACTCAACCAGCATTACTGCGGCCTCATTGCCCAGGCACGCGGCACCGATGCCAGCTGGATGCGTGGTCAGCTGCAGGAAGCGCGCTGGCTCATCAAGAGCCTGGAATCGCGCGCGGAAACCCTGCTCAAGGTGGCCGAGGCCATCGTGCGCCGGCAAAGCGCCTTCCTCGACTACGGCCCCGAAGCCATGCACCCGCTGGTGCTGCGCGAAGTGGCCGAGGAAGTGGGCATGCACGAATCAACCATTTCACGTGTAACTACCCGCAAGTACATCCACACGCCGCGGGGCACGTTCGAACTCAAGCACTTCTTTTCCAGCGGCGTATCCACCGAAGACGGTGGCAGCGCGTCGGCCACCGCCATCCAGGCCATGCTGCGCAAGCTGGTCGATGCCGAGGATCCGCGCAAGCCGCTGTCCGACCAGGCCATCGCGGAGGAACTGCACCGCAAGGGCATTCAGGTTGCCCGTCGCACCGTGGCCAAATACCGCGAGGCCATGCGCATTCCCAGCTCCAGCGAACGTCAGCGCGCCGGCTGA
- the lptA gene encoding lipopolysaccharide transport periplasmic protein LptA yields the protein MLLPGLALAKKSDRDQPMSYDAKYTEAFNAPNTVSTLKGSVRAVQGTMVLTGDLAKLYMDGDQQLARIVVTGNPAHIQQLDENNNLMQGDAQTLDYDNINGIAVLTTNAVVRQQGRGEFHGDKLTYDTNTSLITGEAGGDGLVHGIILPKPKPGAPAPAGTPPKPATPPAGQQPAPKPAEGH from the coding sequence ATGCTGCTGCCGGGTCTGGCGCTCGCCAAGAAGTCTGATCGCGACCAGCCCATGAGTTATGACGCCAAGTACACCGAGGCGTTCAATGCCCCCAACACCGTCAGCACGCTCAAGGGCAGTGTGAGGGCGGTACAGGGCACCATGGTGCTCACGGGCGATCTCGCCAAGCTCTACATGGACGGCGACCAGCAGCTCGCGCGCATTGTCGTCACCGGCAACCCCGCGCACATCCAGCAGTTGGACGAGAACAACAACCTGATGCAGGGCGACGCCCAGACGCTCGACTACGACAACATCAACGGCATCGCGGTGCTGACCACCAACGCCGTGGTGCGCCAGCAGGGTCGTGGCGAATTCCACGGCGACAAGCTCACCTACGACACCAACACCAGCCTGATCACGGGCGAGGCCGGTGGCGACGGGCTGGTCCACGGCATCATCCTGCCCAAGCCGAAGCCCGGCGCTCCGGCCCCCGCTGGCACGCCGCCCAAGCCCGCCACGCCACCCGCCGGGCAGCAACCTGCGCCCAAGCCGGCCGAGGGTCATTGA
- a CDS encoding LysR family transcriptional regulator — MINISPRQLEVFVQIARLGSVRAAAEALHLTQPAASMALAEMERLLDAAVFARERGRLRLNTRGRELLPLAQELLERYAEFGRVGSGGGDELGGELRIGASNTVGNYRVGELLGAFVREHPHVSVRLRVSNTAEIVAAMLDHALELGCVEGPVAHPSLEVRPWRDDALVVCTSPDHPLARKRRLEPDDFAGARWVLREPGSATRSLSERALTSLPAGETVLELDQAEAIKQAVIAGLGIACVPEVSVIDAVAAGRLKVLHTPFLDLHRKLSLLLHRQRYRGALIEAFLASAG; from the coding sequence ATGATAAATATCAGCCCTCGCCAGCTCGAGGTGTTCGTGCAGATCGCACGCCTCGGCAGCGTGCGTGCGGCGGCCGAGGCACTCCATCTCACCCAGCCTGCCGCCAGCATGGCGCTGGCTGAGATGGAGCGGTTGCTGGACGCCGCGGTGTTCGCTCGCGAACGAGGGCGCCTGCGGCTCAATACGCGGGGGCGCGAACTGCTGCCGCTGGCGCAGGAGCTGCTTGAGCGTTATGCCGAGTTCGGCCGCGTGGGCAGTGGCGGTGGCGACGAGCTGGGTGGCGAGCTGCGCATCGGTGCCAGCAACACGGTCGGCAACTATCGGGTGGGCGAGCTGCTGGGCGCTTTCGTGCGGGAGCACCCGCATGTGTCCGTTCGCCTGCGCGTATCGAACACGGCCGAAATCGTTGCTGCCATGCTCGACCACGCGCTGGAGCTGGGCTGCGTCGAAGGGCCCGTGGCGCATCCGTCACTGGAGGTTCGTCCATGGCGCGACGATGCCTTGGTGGTCTGCACCTCGCCGGACCATCCGCTGGCGCGCAAGCGGCGCCTGGAGCCGGATGATTTCGCGGGCGCGCGATGGGTGCTGCGTGAGCCGGGTTCCGCCACGCGCAGCCTCAGCGAGCGCGCCCTGACCTCGTTGCCTGCCGGTGAAACGGTGCTGGAGCTGGACCAGGCCGAAGCGATCAAGCAGGCCGTGATCGCCGGGCTCGGCATTGCCTGCGTACCCGAAGTGTCGGTGATCGATGCCGTGGCCGCGGGCCGGCTGAAAGTGCTGCACACGCCGTTCCTGGATCTGCATCGCAAGCTGTCGCTGCTGCTGCATCGACAGCGTTATCGCGGCGCGCTGATCGAGGCGTTTCTGGCCAGCGCGGGTTGA
- a CDS encoding PTS sugar transporter subunit IIA has translation MSVGVLLMTHEAVGQALISAAHHVLPKLPLRVDAVEVPPHEDPDVMRTLTARHARELDEGDGVLVLADLYGATPCNIGLSLGSIGVRLRCVSGLNLPMLLRVLNYAEKPLDELAEIAASGGRGGIFIDHA, from the coding sequence ATGAGTGTCGGTGTGCTGTTGATGACGCACGAAGCGGTCGGCCAGGCGCTGATTTCTGCCGCCCACCATGTGCTGCCCAAGCTGCCCCTGCGGGTGGATGCGGTCGAGGTTCCCCCGCACGAGGACCCGGACGTGATGCGCACGCTCACGGCCAGGCACGCGCGGGAGCTCGACGAAGGCGACGGCGTGCTGGTGCTCGCCGACCTGTATGGCGCGACGCCTTGCAACATCGGGCTGTCACTCGGCTCGATCGGTGTCCGGTTGCGCTGCGTGTCGGGACTGAATCTTCCGATGCTGCTGCGCGTACTCAATTACGCAGAAAAACCGTTGGACGAACTGGCGGAGATTGCCGCCAGCGGGGGCCGCGGGGGAATTTTCATAGACCATGCTTGA